A DNA window from Oncorhynchus tshawytscha isolate Ot180627B linkage group LG13, Otsh_v2.0, whole genome shotgun sequence contains the following coding sequences:
- the LOC112264887 gene encoding NLR family CARD domain-containing protein 3 — MSLSVDREGGTASNMNLSGVHDTKAMRIEHQRPASPVPSCVSMKSDKSMNPPIMFREGDVSIEQRIEHQRPASPVPSCVSMKSDKSMNPPIMFREGDVSIEQRIKQQRLDSPVPSCMSMKNDLSMEPPLTFKEENISTVERVQQERPAITAPSCVSMKSDQSMDPPLRFRDGVVSEQIAQQELSRQFKTVLSSDLPEGFEMNQKELADTLEKSELALICQRELKSNLKTKYQSAFEGIAKQGNPTLLNKIYTELYITKGGNGEVNNEHEVRQMETTTRKQARPETAIKCNDIFKPLPGQDRPIRTVLTKGVAGIGKTVSVQKFILDWAEGKANQDVQFVFSLPFRELNLMKGEKHSLFELLDHFSMETKKSRISNFDKYKVLFIFDGLDECRLPLDFKRNKSCCDVTESTSVDMLLTNLIEGNLLPSALLWITTRPAAANQIPSGCVDQVTEVRGFNDPQKEEYFRKRFSDKNLASRIISHMKSSRSLYIMCHIPVFCWISATVLEKMGEEGRELPQTLTEMCTHFLVFQTKQANEKYLAKEETGPHWNKTSILSLGKLAFQQLVKGNLIFYEEDLKECGIDVREASVYSGVCTQIFREECGLYQVKVFCFVHLSIQEFLAAVYVFLRFSNDNENLIAKPQLIFKTFWFRKIPAIDFHKSAVDKALESAGGHLDLFLRFLLGLSLESNHKHLRGLLTKTRSSPQSHEETVMYIKEKIRENPSPERCINLFHCLKELNDHSLVKEIQSYLSSGNVSSEKLSPALWSALAFVLMTSEEDLEVFDLKKYSKSEEGLLRLLPVVKASRTALLSDCGVTEEGCASLASALKSNPSHLRELDLSNNDLKDSGVKMLSAGLQDPQCKLETLSLSGCLVTEEGCASLVSALRLNPSHLRELDLSYNHPGYSGVRLLSARLEDPHCRLERLNVDHGGEHTMKPGLRKYAFELKLDPNTLHRNLSWSEVNRKVTCGNGSQPYPDHPERFQDRPQVMCREGLSGRCYWEVEWSGKWVMIGVAYKGISRRGQHNDCVLGGNDKSWCLFCSAEHYNARHNNERTVTSSGSHRVGVYLDWVAGTLSFYMYGISTDTLIHLHTFHTTFTEPLYPGFGVSWSKSSVSLCQIAS, encoded by the exons atgagtctctctgttGACCGAGAGGGGGGCACTGCCTCTAACATGAATCTCTCTGGGGTACATGACACTAAAGCTATGag GATCGAACATCAGAGACCTGCCTCCCCTGTacccagctgtgtgtccatgaagagtgacaAATCTATGAATCCACCTATCATGTTCAGAGAAGGAGATGTTTCCATTGAACAAAG GATCGAACATCAGAGACCTGCCTCCCCTGTacccagctgtgtgtccatgaagagtgacaAATCTATGAATCCACCTATCATGTTCAGAGAAGGAGATGTTTCCATTGAACAAAG GATAAAGCAGCAGAGACTAGACTCACCTGTACCCAGCTGCATGTCCATGAAGAATGACCTGTCTATGGAACCACCTCTCACATTTAAAGAGGAAAACATTTCTACTGTAGAAAG GGTCCAGCAGGAGAGACCAGCCATCACGGCACCCAGCTGTGTGTCTATGAAGAGTGACCAGTCTATGGATCCACCTTTAAGGTTCAGAGATGGAGTTGTTTCCGAACAAAT AGCCCAACAGGAGCTATCAAGACAGTTCAAGACAGTGCTGAGTTCAGATCTCCCTGAAGGCTTTGAGATGAACCAGAAGGAGCTTGCTGACACACTGGAGAAAA GTGAGCTTGCTTTGATTTGCCAACGGGAACTCAAATCTAATCTAAAGACGAAATATCAAAGTGCATTTGAGGGTATTGCTAAGCAAGGGAACCCAACACTTCTCAATAAGATCTACACAGAACTCTACATCACAAAGGGTGGAAATGGAGAGGTCAATAATGAACATGAGGTAAGACAAATGGAGACAACAACCAGGAAACAAGCAAGACCAGAGACGGCAATCAAATGTAATGACATCTTCAAACCTTTACCTGGACAAGACAGACCtatcagaactgtgctgacaaaggGAGTCGCCGGCATTGGAAAAACAGTCTCTGTGCAGAAGTTCATTCTGGACTGGGCTGAAGGAAAAGCAAATCAGGATGTCCAATTTGTATTTTCACTTCCTTTTCGGGAGCTGAATTTGATGAAAGGGGAAAAACACAGTTTGTTTGAACTTCTCGATCACTTCTCAATGGAAACAAAAAAATCAAGAATCTCCAACTTTGACAAGTACAAAgttctgttcatctttgatgGTCTGGATGAGTGCCGACTGCCCCTAGACTTCAAGAGGAACAAGAGCTGTTGTGATGTCACAGAGTCGACCTCAGTGGATATGCTGCTGACAAACCTCATCGAGGGAAATCTGCTGCCCTCTGCTCTTCTCTGGATAACTACTAGACCTGCAGCAGCCAATCAGATCCCTTCAGGATGTGTTGACCAGGTTACAGAGGTGCGAGGGTTTAATGATCCACAAAAAGAGGAATACTTTAGAAAGAGATTTAGTGATAAGAACTTGGCCAGTAGAATCATCTCACACATGAAGTCATCAAGGAGCCTCTACATCATGTGCCACATACCAGTCTTCTGTTGGATCTCTGCCACAGTTTTGGAGAAAATGGGTGAAGAAGGGAGAGAGTTGCCCCAGACTCTAACTGAGATGTGCACACACTTCCTGGTATTTCAGACCAAACAGGCGAATGAAAAGTATCTTGCAAAAGAAGAGACAGGTCCACACTGGAATAAAACAAGCATTCTGTCACTGGGAAAACTGGCTTTTCAGCAGCTTGTGAAAGGCAATCTAATTTTCTATGAAGAAGACCTGAAAGAGTGTGGCATTGATGTCAGGGAAGCCTCAGTGTACTCAGGAGTGTGTACACAGATCTTCAGAGAGGAGTGTGGGCTGTACCAGGTCAAGGTGTTTTGCTTTGTGCATCTGAGCATTCAGGAGTTTCTGGCTGCTGTATATGTGTTCCTCAGATTCAGCAATGACAATGAGAATCTAATAGCCAAACCACAGTTAATCTTCAAAACATTTTGGTTCAGAAAAATACCTGCAATTGACTTCCACAAGAGTGCTGTGGATAAAGCCTTGGAGAGTGCGGGTGGACACCTTGATCttttcctccgcttccttctgggCCTCTCACTGGAGTCAAATCATAAGCACTTACGAGGTCTACTGACAAAGACAAGAAGCAGCCCACAGAGCCATGAGGAAACAGTCATGTACATCAAGGAGAAGATCAGGGAGAATCCCTCTCCAGAGAGGTGCATcaatctgttccactgtctgaaaGAACTGAATGACCATTCTCTAGTGAAGGAGATCCAAAGTTACCTGAGCTCGGGAAATGTCTCCAGTGAAAAACTCTCACCTGCACTGTGGTCAGCTCTGGCCTTTGTGTTGATGACTTCAGAAGAGGATCTGGAGGTGTTTGACCTGAAGAAATACTCCAAATCAGAGGAAGGACTTCTGAGGCTTCTGCCAGTTGTCAAAGCATCCAGAACAGCTCT GCTGTCAGACTgtggagtcacagaggaaggTTGTGCTTCTCTGGCCTCAGCTCTgaagtcaaacccctcacacctgagagagctggatctgagtaacaatgacctgaaggattcaggagtgaagatgctctctgctggactgcaGGATCCACAATGTAAACTTGAGACTCTGAG CCTGTCAGGCTGTCTGGTCAcggaggaaggctgtgcttctctggtctcagctctgaggttaaacccctcacacctgagagagcttgacctgagctacaatcacccaggatactcaggagtcagactgctctctgctcgactggaggatccacactgcagactggagagACTCAA TGTGGATCATGGTGGAGAACACACAATGAAACCTGGGcttagaaaat ATGCGTTTGAGCTCAAACTGGACCCAAACACATTACACAGAAACCTCTCTTGGTCTGAGGTGAATAGAAAGGTGACATGTGGGAATGGGAGTcagccgtatcctgatcacccagagagatttcAGGACCGTCCACAGGTgatgtgtagagagggtctgtctgggcgctgttactgggaggtagagtggagtgggaAATGGGTTATGATAGGAGTTGCATATAAAGGAATCAGCAGGAGAGGACAACATAATGACTGTGTGCTTGGAGGCAATGACAAGTCCTGgtgtctgttctgctctgctgaACATTACAATGCCAGGCACAATAATGAGAGAACTGTCACCTCCTCCGGCTCCCACAGAGTAGGAGTATATCTGGACTGGGTGGCCGGCACGCTGTCCTTCTACATGTATGGTATCtccactgatacactgatacaccTGCACACATTCCACAccacattcactgagcccctGTATCCTGGGTTTGGGGTCAGTTGGTCCAAATCCTCAGTTTCTCTGTGTCAGATAGCCTCCTGA
- the LOC112264888 gene encoding protein phosphatase 1 regulatory subunit 36 isoform X1, which yields MGHSVVGYSLDGDQNLTYSEEVVPAIPTAKVYKISIPPPGRWNWNDETQALEFISFSTSVEVKDKRKKTKPVNFQDLASKRPERQTQSSAKRGGQSSRKTVGPAQLNAYKSSVKRGQRDYVTIEDVKQVALSLLQENDALPIPLCFLSVLKSRELDEFLAALLLYLSCYFERKSLEKKPKPLMAEQSITEKQVMAETLAKVELAQKQLAFCYSSLVLGLGLSQQHHMACGRSRVSLTYKDRQLYECLYSFFCYVAWVTFSRKDLRGIQEEVGRLLRSDTFNPALRTRIDATEDSLAQDSSTKEGQTEPKVHTQSHNAPEQRKSQRRPALSKMVAQRSPVMVSLLPYPREEAPHLFCRYRPRKQSQAKLCNPETLMEELKEQLASVSFGILGKPLSQFSCTTLMPQGANNEDEEEEEDDEEDDDDEEDSGVHVQSSKNTFVAQRPVASAVDQRGSLSRANTVISRATTEGVSSDTE from the exons ATGGGACACTCAGTTGTTGGATATAGCTTAGATGGAGATCAGAATTTGACCTACAGTGAAGAAGTGGTCCCAGCTATACCTACTGCCAAGGTTTACAAG ATCAGCATACCTCCACCTGGGCGATGGAACTGGAATGATGAAACCCAAGCCCTCGAGTTCATTAG TTTTAGTACATCTGTGGAGGTAAAAGATAAGAGAAAAAAGACTAAACCTGTCAATTTTCAAGATCTTGCCAGCAAGCGTCCAGAGAG GCAAACGCAGTCATCGGCCAAGAGGGGGGGACAAAGCAGCAGGAAGACTGTGGGTCCTGCTCAACTCAATGCCTACAAGTCCTCAGTAAAACGGGGTCAGAGGGACTATGTGACCATTGAGGATGTGAAAC AGGTGGCACTCAGTTTGCTGCAGGAGAATGATGCACTCCCCATTCCACTTTGCTTCCTGTCTGTGTTGAA gagcaGAGAGCTGGATGAGTTCCTGGCTGCCCTCCTGCTCTACCTGTCCTGTTACTTTGAGAGGAAGTCTCTGGAGAAGAAGCCCAAGCCTCTCATGGC TGAGCAGAGTATCACAGAGAAGCAGGTGATGGCGGAGACCCTTGCTAAGGTGGAGCTGGCCCAGAAGCAGCTGGCCTTCTGCTACTCCAGCCTGGTCCTGGGCCTGGGCCTATCCCAGCAGCACCACATGGCCTGTGGCAG GAGCCGTGTGTCATTGACCTACAAAGACAGGCAGTTGTATGAG TGTCTGTACAGCTTCTTCTGCTACGTGGCGTGGGTGACGTTCAGTAGGAAGGACCTGAGGGGCATCCAGGAGGAGGTGGGGCGCCTGCTGCGTTCTGACACCTTCAACCCCGCCCTCAGGACCAGGATAGATGCCACAGAGGACAGCCTGGCCCAGGACTCCTCCACCAAAGAGGGACAGACTGAGCCCAAAGTGCACACACAGAGCCACAATGCCCCAGAACAAAG GaagtcccagcgtcgtccggccTTGAGTAAGATGGTGGCCCAGCGCTCCCCGGTCATGGTGTCCCTGCTGCCATATCCGCGGGAGGAGGCTCCTCATCTGTTCTGCCGCTACAGACCCAGGAAGCAGAGCCAGGCCAAGCTGTGTAACCCAGAGACCCTGATGGAGGAGCTCAAAGAGCAGCTGGCCTCTGTCAG CTTTGGGATTCTGGGGAAGCCTCTGAGCCAGTTCAGCTGCACCACCCTTATGCCCCAGGGAGCCAACAAcgaagacgaggaggaggaggaagatgacgaGGAGGATGACGATGATGAAGAAGACTCCGGCGTCCATGTTCAAAGCAGTAAGAACACCTTCGTGGCTCAGAGACCTGTCGCATCAGCAGTGGACCAACGCGGCAGCCTCAGCCGCGCCAATACAGTCATCTCACGGGCCACCACAGAGGGAGTGTCCTCAGACACAGAGTGA
- the LOC112264888 gene encoding protein phosphatase 1 regulatory subunit 36 isoform X2: MPKPQKETISIPPPGRWNWNDETQALEFISFSTSVEVKDKRKKTKPVNFQDLASKRPERQTQSSAKRGGQSSRKTVGPAQLNAYKSSVKRGQRDYVTIEDVKQVALSLLQENDALPIPLCFLSVLKSRELDEFLAALLLYLSCYFERKSLEKKPKPLMAEQSITEKQVMAETLAKVELAQKQLAFCYSSLVLGLGLSQQHHMACGRSRVSLTYKDRQLYECLYSFFCYVAWVTFSRKDLRGIQEEVGRLLRSDTFNPALRTRIDATEDSLAQDSSTKEGQTEPKVHTQSHNAPEQRKSQRRPALSKMVAQRSPVMVSLLPYPREEAPHLFCRYRPRKQSQAKLCNPETLMEELKEQLASVSFGILGKPLSQFSCTTLMPQGANNEDEEEEEDDEEDDDDEEDSGVHVQSSKNTFVAQRPVASAVDQRGSLSRANTVISRATTEGVSSDTE, translated from the exons ATGCCGAAACCACAAAAGGAAACG ATCAGCATACCTCCACCTGGGCGATGGAACTGGAATGATGAAACCCAAGCCCTCGAGTTCATTAG TTTTAGTACATCTGTGGAGGTAAAAGATAAGAGAAAAAAGACTAAACCTGTCAATTTTCAAGATCTTGCCAGCAAGCGTCCAGAGAG GCAAACGCAGTCATCGGCCAAGAGGGGGGGACAAAGCAGCAGGAAGACTGTGGGTCCTGCTCAACTCAATGCCTACAAGTCCTCAGTAAAACGGGGTCAGAGGGACTATGTGACCATTGAGGATGTGAAAC AGGTGGCACTCAGTTTGCTGCAGGAGAATGATGCACTCCCCATTCCACTTTGCTTCCTGTCTGTGTTGAA gagcaGAGAGCTGGATGAGTTCCTGGCTGCCCTCCTGCTCTACCTGTCCTGTTACTTTGAGAGGAAGTCTCTGGAGAAGAAGCCCAAGCCTCTCATGGC TGAGCAGAGTATCACAGAGAAGCAGGTGATGGCGGAGACCCTTGCTAAGGTGGAGCTGGCCCAGAAGCAGCTGGCCTTCTGCTACTCCAGCCTGGTCCTGGGCCTGGGCCTATCCCAGCAGCACCACATGGCCTGTGGCAG GAGCCGTGTGTCATTGACCTACAAAGACAGGCAGTTGTATGAG TGTCTGTACAGCTTCTTCTGCTACGTGGCGTGGGTGACGTTCAGTAGGAAGGACCTGAGGGGCATCCAGGAGGAGGTGGGGCGCCTGCTGCGTTCTGACACCTTCAACCCCGCCCTCAGGACCAGGATAGATGCCACAGAGGACAGCCTGGCCCAGGACTCCTCCACCAAAGAGGGACAGACTGAGCCCAAAGTGCACACACAGAGCCACAATGCCCCAGAACAAAG GaagtcccagcgtcgtccggccTTGAGTAAGATGGTGGCCCAGCGCTCCCCGGTCATGGTGTCCCTGCTGCCATATCCGCGGGAGGAGGCTCCTCATCTGTTCTGCCGCTACAGACCCAGGAAGCAGAGCCAGGCCAAGCTGTGTAACCCAGAGACCCTGATGGAGGAGCTCAAAGAGCAGCTGGCCTCTGTCAG CTTTGGGATTCTGGGGAAGCCTCTGAGCCAGTTCAGCTGCACCACCCTTATGCCCCAGGGAGCCAACAAcgaagacgaggaggaggaggaagatgacgaGGAGGATGACGATGATGAAGAAGACTCCGGCGTCCATGTTCAAAGCAGTAAGAACACCTTCGTGGCTCAGAGACCTGTCGCATCAGCAGTGGACCAACGCGGCAGCCTCAGCCGCGCCAATACAGTCATCTCACGGGCCACCACAGAGGGAGTGTCCTCAGACACAGAGTGA